The region CTCAAGCCATATCCCCACACGCCTATAACCGTAAGTTCCATTAGTCTGCCGCTGGCATTTTTGAATCAAGGCGGCCAACTTCTCCTCGGCGGATGACCGGTCTTTCCGTTTGAGATACGCGTAGTAGCCGCTTCTTGATACCTCAAAGAAATTACACATGACCGCAACCGGATGCTTGCCGGCATTTTGCGCTATGGCTATGTACTTAACCTGTGCTCTCACATCCTTCCAGCAGCGTGAAGAAAAGACCGGTATAGTTCCACTTCTCTTTCAAGTTCCCGTATCCGCAGCTCCATCGCGTGGTGTGCAGTTATCGGGCTTTTTCTGGGGCGGCCTTTCTTCTTGGGGGATGCCGGAAGGGTGGTCTGTCTCCGATTGTACCGGTTAATCCAGTTCTTGATTTGTACTTTTTCAAGACCCAAGGCATCTGCTATCTCCCGCCTGGTTCTTCCATCTTGTCGCATTTGCAGGATAATCCGCTCAGCCGATTGCATATCTGTCCATTTCCGTGACATACAAAACCTCCTATCGTAGTTATCCTACAACAGGAGGCTTTTTTGCTCAATGTCCGTTTTTTCGGGTTCAGTTCAGCAAGGCGTAAGGGCTTTTATCGTCACTGGCTATTTCTTTCTGAGGCGCTGGCCGGTCACCAGGTATATAACCCATTCGGAGATATTCGTGGCGTGGTCGGCGATCCTCTCCAGGTAGCGGCCGACGAAGATAAGCTGAGTCGCCTGGCCGATCGTCCGCGGGTCCTCCATCATGTAGGTGAGAAGCTCGCGGAATACCTGCTGGTAGAGGTCGTCGACGTCGTTGTCGGCGAGGCAGACTTTTTCAGCGAGGGCGATGTCCATTTTGGTATAGGCTTCGAGCGAGTCGGCAAGCATCTTTTGGGCCATGCGGGCCATGCGGGGGATGTCGACGAGCGGCTTGATCAGCGGCTGGTTGGCCAGCCTTACGGTGACTTTGGCGATATCGAAGGCATGGTCGCCCATCCGTTCGAGGTCGGTGGTTATTTTCAGCCCGGTGCCGACGATCCTGAGGTCGCGGGCCATCGGCTGCTGCCTGGCGATCAGCACCATGCACCGGTCTTCGATGTCCGCCTCCATCTGGTCGATGACGTCGTCGCCAGCGATGACTTTTTTGGCTAGTTCGACATCCTGCCTGGCCAGCGACTGGACGGCGTCCTCGATCGCCTGGCCGACGATTTCGCCCATCCGCAGGATCTCCTGGCGCAGTGATTCCAGCTCTTTTTCGTAAGTCTGGCGCATATCTCTTCCTCCTTTCCTAGCCGAAGCGGCCGGTGATATAGTCCTCGGTGCGTTTGTCCTGCGGGCGCGTGAAGATGGTGTCGGTGTCGCCGCATTCCACCAGTTCGCCGTTCAGGAAAAAGGCCGTTTCGCCGGAAACCCTCGCCGCCTGCTGCATGTTGTGGGTGACAAGGACGATGGTGTATTTCTCTTTGAGGTCGGCGATCAGTTCTTCGATCTTCATCGTCGAGATGGGGTCGAGGGCCGAGCACGGTTCGTCCATGAGCAGCACCTCGGGGTCGACGGCAAGCAGGCGGGCGATGCAGAGGCGCTGCTGCTGGCCGCCCGACAGGCCCATGGCCGACTGTTTCAGACGGTCTTTTACCTCGTCCCACAGGGCGGCGCCGGTGAGGCTTTTCTCGACGATGCCGTCAAGCACGGACCTGCTTTTGATGCCGTGGACCCGCGGCCCGTAGGCGATGTTGTCGTATATCGACATCGGAAAAGGGTTGGGGCGCTGGAAAACCATCCCCACCCTTTTGCGCAGCATGACCACGTCGGTGTCGGGATGATAGACGGCCGCCCCGTCGATCAGTACTTCGCCTTCGATCCTGACGCCCTCGATCAGGTCGTTCATTCTGTTGATGGTCCGCAGGCAGGTGGATTTCCCGCAGCCGGAAGGGCCGATCAGGGCCATGACGCTGTTCTTCCGGACCGCGAAGGACACTTTTTTGAGCGCCTGCGAGTCGCCGTAGTATAGGCTCAGCTTGTTGATGCGGATTTTATCGCTCATCGGCAGTCCTCCCGGTGGATTCTCTCCCCTGACTATACCATTAATCGGCGGAACATTTGTTAACGTTTTGTTAACAGTTTGTAAATTGTTAAGATGCCGCCAGCCTGGGCCGCACGGATTCCCGCCGGCGGTCAGGCGACGGAAAAGCCCGGCGCATTTGCCGGGCTTTGGGTGAGCAAGATGATTATTTGTTTTCCGTAGCACTGTCGAGGTTTTCCTGGATGCGCCGGACGATTTCCTCGAGGCAGCTCTTGGCCGGTCCGTCGGTCTTGATTATGCCGCTGCCGAGGTCGCCCGCTTCGACGACGCCGGGGTCGATCGGGATTTTGCCCAGGAAGGCGATGCCCCACTGTTCGGCGGTTTTCTCGCCGCCGCCGGTCTTGAAGATGTCGTGCCGCACGCCGCACGAGGGGCAGACGAAGCCGGACATGTTCTCGATGATGCCCAGTATCTTGAGGTTGGTCTGCTTGCAGAAGTTGAGCGATTTCCTCACATCGGCGAGGGCGATTTCCTGCGGGGTGGTGATGACGACGGCGCGGCATTCGGGAACCCGCTGGGCGACGGTAAGCGGCTCGTCGCCCGTTCCCGGCGGGCTGTCGAT is a window of Selenomonadales bacterium 4137-cl DNA encoding:
- the phoU gene encoding phosphate signaling complex protein PhoU — encoded protein: MRQTYEKELESLRQEILRMGEIVGQAIEDAVQSLARQDVELAKKVIAGDDVIDQMEADIEDRCMVLIARQQPMARDLRIVGTGLKITTDLERMGDHAFDIAKVTVRLANQPLIKPLVDIPRMARMAQKMLADSLEAYTKMDIALAEKVCLADNDVDDLYQQVFRELLTYMMEDPRTIGQATQLIFVGRYLERIADHATNISEWVIYLVTGQRLRKK
- the pstB gene encoding phosphate ABC transporter ATP-binding protein PstB produces the protein MSDKIRINKLSLYYGDSQALKKVSFAVRKNSVMALIGPSGCGKSTCLRTINRMNDLIEGVRIEGEVLIDGAAVYHPDTDVVMLRKRVGMVFQRPNPFPMSIYDNIAYGPRVHGIKSRSVLDGIVEKSLTGAALWDEVKDRLKQSAMGLSGGQQQRLCIARLLAVDPEVLLMDEPCSALDPISTMKIEELIADLKEKYTIVLVTHNMQQAARVSGETAFFLNGELVECGDTDTIFTRPQDKRTEDYITGRFG
- a CDS encoding Mrp/NBP35 family ATP-binding protein produces the protein MVACANQDPKDKAQDEKISRFLSGVNHTLMFMSGKGGVGKSTTAVNVALLLSEKGHKVGLLDIDIHGPSVAGLLGLKGMPINIVNEKIQPFQVNDNLRVVTFQGFLDNPDQPIIWRGPVKMGVILQLLADVDWGELDFLIIDSPPGTGDEPLTVAQRVPECRAVVITTPQEIALADVRKSLNFCKQTNLKILGIIENMSGFVCPSCGVRHDIFKTGGGEKTAEQWGIAFLGKIPIDPGVVEAGDLGSGIIKTDGPAKSCLEEIVRRIQENLDSATENK